One Aminivibrio sp. DNA window includes the following coding sequences:
- a CDS encoding dihydroorotate dehydrogenase — MSSLRADLSIAVGGLNLETPVVIASGVWPYDPALWSPERLEGVGALCTKAVSLHPREGNRGVRVWETSCGMLNSIGLQNSGVRGFLKNALPVVRNSGRPFLVNLVMESARDVQENLAVLRDAPGGTEAVELNISCPNVDGDGMAWGISPESAARAVAIARSAWKGSLWVKLTPQAPDLPAVAKAAESEGADALVCGNTWLGMAMDLKRKRPVFQRVAAGLSGPAVFPLALRTVWQVCGAVSIPVVGCGGVARWEDAAAMILAGASAVEVGSALFADFDLPRKIADGLADYLTEAGVSNLAGLVALGRK; from the coding sequence ATGAGCTCTCTTCGTGCTGATCTTTCAATCGCCGTGGGCGGGCTCAACCTTGAAACCCCGGTGGTGATCGCCTCGGGGGTGTGGCCCTACGACCCGGCTCTCTGGTCCCCGGAGCGGCTGGAGGGAGTGGGCGCCCTCTGCACGAAGGCCGTGAGCCTCCATCCCCGAGAGGGGAACAGGGGAGTGCGGGTCTGGGAGACTTCCTGCGGCATGCTCAACAGCATCGGGCTGCAGAATTCAGGCGTCCGCGGCTTCCTCAAGAACGCTCTTCCCGTTGTGCGGAACTCCGGCCGCCCCTTCCTGGTGAACCTTGTCATGGAATCGGCACGGGATGTGCAGGAGAACCTTGCCGTTCTCCGGGACGCTCCCGGAGGCACAGAGGCGGTGGAGCTGAACATCTCCTGCCCCAACGTGGACGGCGACGGCATGGCCTGGGGCATTTCCCCGGAAAGCGCCGCGCGGGCGGTGGCCATTGCCAGGAGCGCGTGGAAGGGGTCCCTTTGGGTCAAGCTCACCCCCCAGGCTCCCGACCTTCCCGCCGTGGCGAAGGCCGCCGAGTCGGAGGGGGCGGACGCCCTGGTGTGCGGCAACACCTGGCTCGGCATGGCCATGGACCTGAAAAGGAAACGTCCGGTTTTCCAGCGGGTTGCGGCGGGCCTTTCGGGGCCGGCGGTCTTTCCACTGGCGCTGAGAACAGTGTGGCAGGTCTGCGGGGCCGTGTCAATTCCGGTGGTGGGGTGCGGCGGCGTGGCCCGGTGGGAGGACGCGGCGGCCATGATCCTTGCAGGGGCCTCCGCGGTGGAGGTCGGCAGCGCCCTCTTCGCCGATTTCGACCTTCCCCGGAAGATCGCGGATGGCCTTGCGGACTATCTGACTGAAGCGGGGGTTTCGAACCTTGCAGGCCTCGTGGCCCTCGGACGGAAATAG
- the pyrF gene encoding orotidine-5'-phosphate decarboxylase yields the protein MGSGLNHLILALDVERVEEGRELLSALRGELKYVKIGHQLYARGGIPFLKEIMAMEYSVFLDIKVHDIPNTVFMAVDALASEGMWALSLHCGGGRKMLEEARRAKEKAGSGTNLLGVTVLTSFDDDSWKEVAPGCSLSLALERMASLCGETGMDGIVCSPLDLPVVTAAGKGLFTVVPGVRPASVDDDQARTATPQKTISGGADYIVVGRPIVNAPDRIAAVKNIAAAVEEGLAWRNR from the coding sequence ATGGGTAGCGGACTGAACCATCTCATTCTCGCCCTGGACGTGGAACGGGTGGAGGAAGGCAGGGAACTGCTCTCCGCCCTCAGGGGAGAACTGAAATACGTGAAAATAGGCCACCAGCTCTACGCCCGGGGAGGAATACCCTTCCTGAAGGAGATCATGGCCATGGAATATTCCGTTTTCCTGGACATCAAGGTCCACGACATCCCCAACACCGTGTTCATGGCGGTGGACGCCCTCGCGTCGGAGGGGATGTGGGCTCTCTCCCTCCACTGCGGCGGAGGACGGAAGATGCTCGAGGAGGCCCGTAGGGCGAAGGAAAAGGCGGGTTCCGGGACGAACCTGCTTGGGGTGACGGTGCTCACCAGCTTCGACGACGACTCCTGGAAAGAGGTGGCGCCGGGGTGTTCCCTTTCCCTGGCCCTTGAGAGGATGGCTTCCCTCTGCGGGGAGACGGGTATGGACGGCATCGTCTGCTCGCCCCTGGACCTTCCCGTGGTCACCGCCGCCGGGAAAGGACTCTTTACGGTGGTGCCCGGCGTCCGACCGGCGTCCGTGGACGACGACCAGGCCCGCACGGCAACCCCGCAGAAGACAATCAGCGGGGGAGCGGACTACATCGTGGTGGGCCGTCCCATAGTGAACGCCCCCGACAGGATCGCCGCGGTGAAGAATATCGCCGCCGCCGTGGAGGAGGGACTGGCATGGAGGAACAGGTGA
- the pyrE gene encoding orotate phosphoribosyltransferase — MEEQVMLERLKEMMKESGAHLEGHFLLTSGNHSSDYMQCALLLRFPRYAAFAGEALAKKVAKYSPDIIASPALGGLIIGHETARAMDVPFIFCERQDGAMALRRFPFPEGKRVVVIEDVVTTGISSGEVGAVLAAGGAEWVGTGAIIDRSGGKSSLPSAPESLWKVNFPLWKAEECPLCAKGIPLVKPGSRPKKS, encoded by the coding sequence ATGGAGGAACAGGTGATGCTTGAACGGCTGAAAGAAATGATGAAGGAGAGCGGGGCTCACCTGGAGGGGCATTTCCTGCTCACCTCGGGAAACCACAGCAGCGACTACATGCAGTGCGCCCTTTTGCTCCGCTTTCCCCGGTATGCCGCTTTCGCCGGGGAAGCCCTGGCGAAAAAAGTGGCGAAATATTCCCCGGACATTATCGCCTCCCCGGCCCTCGGCGGACTCATCATCGGCCATGAAACGGCCAGGGCCATGGACGTTCCCTTCATCTTCTGCGAACGGCAGGACGGCGCCATGGCCCTCCGAAGGTTTCCCTTCCCGGAGGGCAAAAGGGTGGTGGTCATCGAGGACGTGGTGACCACAGGCATCTCCAGCGGGGAAGTGGGGGCCGTGCTCGCCGCCGGCGGGGCGGAATGGGTCGGAACGGGAGCGATCATCGACCGGAGCGGGGGAAAATCCTCCCTGCCCTCGGCGCCCGAGTCCTTGTGGAAGGTAAACTTCCCCCTCTGGAAGGCTGAGGAGTGCCCCCTCTGCGCAAAGGGAATTCCCCTGGTGAAGCCCGGCAGCAGGCCGAAAAAAAGCTGA